The nucleotide sequence AGGCCGAATAGAAAGACCATTGTTGTAAAAGGTGAATGTGAAGGTGGAATTTTGAGAGAAAAAAGAGGATCTCAAGGATTTGGGTACGACCCTATCTTCTTTGTTCCTGAATTAAATCGTTCTATGGCCGAACTTGCGAAAGAAGAAAAAAATAAAATAAGCCACAGAGCTGTTGCCCTAATGAAACTAAAGAACCTGATCAATGAGGAGGATCTGCTATGGGAAAAGCCTTAATCGTTAGTGATAGTCATGGTTTAACAGATGAATTAGTAACGTTAAAGAAGCGTTTTGACAGTGAAGTTGACTTAATGATACATTGCGGTGATTCCGAATTATCGACAAATGCAGAAGAACTGTCTGGATTTGTAACTGTAAAAGGAAATATGGATTATTTAGGCGATGATTTCCCCAATGAAGCGATTGAACTGTTAGGACAAACATGTATATATATAACACACGGTCATTTGTATGATGTGAAGATGTCATACCTTTCTCTTGCTTATCGAGCCGAAGAAACTGGGGCAAAGATAGCTTGTTTTGGACACTCACATGTTGCTGAAGCCTTTGAACGTGAAGGGATGATTTTCATCAACCCAGGAAGTATAAGACTGCCAAGAGGGACATTTGAAAAGACATATGCAGTTCTTGAGATTGAAGAAGGAATAGTCTCAGTAAGTTTTTATTCACTAGATGGTATACGTATAGATCAGTTATGTAAGACCTTTGGGGAAAAGATAAATAATAAAAATAAAAAAGTTTAAGAAAATGGTTGACTCTTTTTTAGATATCATGTATATTTAGT is from Fictibacillus sp. b24 and encodes:
- a CDS encoding metallophosphoesterase family protein, yielding MGKALIVSDSHGLTDELVTLKKRFDSEVDLMIHCGDSELSTNAEELSGFVTVKGNMDYLGDDFPNEAIELLGQTCIYITHGHLYDVKMSYLSLAYRAEETGAKIACFGHSHVAEAFEREGMIFINPGSIRLPRGTFEKTYAVLEIEEGIVSVSFYSLDGIRIDQLCKTFGEKINNKNKKV